One genomic region from Pyrinomonadaceae bacterium encodes:
- a CDS encoding NADH-quinone oxidoreductase subunit J, which produces MTAALFILFAGMAIGCAISMVVQRNPLYSAISLIGVFISLACLYVMLSAPFIAAVQVIVYAGAIMVLVVFVIMLLNVEDAELKLRMRALVPIGMMLAAIFFAETAFIIYFVQASPATPAATVSDIGQTASIGGGLFTTYLLPFEITSILLLMAIVGAITLARTGGLLSPRAVVVPGHQVLAKDILDPLAGDDPTPIQSRTTDEVERVLGIEGVPHAEEKDV; this is translated from the coding sequence ATGACAGCAGCGCTCTTCATTTTGTTTGCCGGCATGGCGATTGGTTGCGCGATTTCAATGGTCGTGCAGCGCAATCCGCTTTACAGCGCCATTTCGCTTATCGGTGTCTTCATCTCGCTGGCCTGTCTCTATGTGATGCTGTCGGCGCCCTTCATCGCCGCTGTCCAGGTCATCGTTTACGCCGGCGCGATCATGGTGCTGGTCGTGTTCGTGATCATGCTGCTGAACGTGGAAGACGCAGAGTTAAAGCTTCGCATGCGGGCCCTCGTCCCGATTGGCATGATGCTGGCGGCAATCTTCTTTGCCGAGACGGCCTTCATCATCTACTTCGTCCAGGCATCGCCGGCCACACCCGCGGCTACAGTTTCGGATATTGGACAAACCGCCTCAATCGGCGGCGGGCTGTTCACGACCTATTTGCTGCCGTTTGAGATAACGTCGATTTTGCTTCTGATGGCGATTGTCGGCGCGATCACGCTCGCGCGCACGGGCGGGTTGTTGTCACCGCGAGCCGTCGTGGTGCCGGGTCATCAGGTGCTGGCGAAGGATATTTTGGATCCCCTGGCGGGTGACGATCCGACCCCAATTCAATCACGCACGACTGATGAAGTGGAAAGAGTCCTGGGCATCGAAGGGGTCCCGCACGCAGAAGAGAAAGACGTTTAG
- the nuoH gene encoding NADH-quinone oxidoreductase subunit NuoH, translating to MADLKHVALLMVGILIAFFVVMTMVAYTVLAERRVLGFIQGRLGPNRVGPGGFLQPLADLIKFIFKEDIVPDKSTRFIYFLAPIIATVAALMTMVVYPFGPEVNLPVLGPIRLVIARFDVALLYVLGVTSVGVYGIALAGWSSNNKYSLMGGLRSAAQMISYELALGLGLIGVILQSGTLDLYSIVEQQAGHLGITGWNMFWVQPLGFIIYLIAAIAETNRVPFDLPEAETELVAGFHTEYSAMKFALFFLAEYVNMFTVSMLATTLFLGGWNGPFVQQVPWLGVFYFFGKVILFLFLYIWLRGTLPRFRFDQLMAFGWKYLVPAAIINIILTATVQWLGVFDYVGQYLKTSNGWWG from the coding sequence ATGGCAGATTTAAAACACGTCGCACTGCTAATGGTGGGCATCCTGATCGCCTTCTTCGTCGTAATGACGATGGTGGCTTACACGGTGCTGGCTGAGCGGCGCGTGCTTGGATTTATTCAAGGCCGTCTCGGTCCTAACCGCGTCGGGCCCGGCGGATTTCTGCAACCACTCGCTGACCTCATAAAGTTCATCTTCAAAGAAGACATCGTCCCCGACAAATCGACCCGCTTCATTTATTTCCTGGCGCCGATCATCGCCACCGTTGCAGCGCTGATGACGATGGTCGTTTATCCGTTCGGGCCCGAAGTCAATCTTCCGGTTCTGGGCCCTATTCGCCTCGTGATCGCGAGGTTCGACGTCGCCCTGCTCTACGTGCTGGGTGTCACGTCGGTGGGTGTCTACGGAATTGCGCTCGCCGGCTGGTCGTCGAATAACAAGTACAGCCTGATGGGCGGCCTGCGTTCGGCGGCGCAGATGATTTCGTACGAACTGGCGCTGGGCCTGGGACTTATTGGCGTAATTCTGCAATCCGGCACACTCGATCTTTACAGCATTGTCGAGCAGCAAGCCGGGCACCTGGGCATTACCGGATGGAACATGTTCTGGGTGCAGCCGCTCGGCTTCATCATTTACTTAATCGCGGCGATTGCTGAGACGAACCGCGTACCTTTTGATTTGCCTGAGGCGGAGACTGAATTAGTCGCCGGCTTTCATACTGAATACAGCGCGATGAAGTTCGCGCTCTTCTTCCTCGCCGAATACGTCAACATGTTCACCGTGTCGATGCTGGCGACGACGCTTTTCCTCGGCGGTTGGAACGGTCCATTCGTTCAGCAAGTGCCGTGGCTCGGCGTTTTCTACTTCTTCGGTAAAGTGATCCTGTTCCTGTTTCTCTATATTTGGCTGCGCGGAACTTTGCCGCGCTTTCGTTTTGATCAGTTGATGGCCTTCGGTTGGAAATACCTGGTCCCGGCCGCAATCATCAACATCATCCTGACGGCGACGGTGCAGTGGCTCGGGGTGTTCGATTATGTGGGCCAATATCTGAAGACTTCGAACGGTTGGTGGGGGTAA